One genomic region from Gadus morhua chromosome 9, gadMor3.0, whole genome shotgun sequence encodes:
- the fam174b gene encoding membrane protein FAM174B → MTKYKLILTFMLMAVAWHGTTGEPQTLSSPATRLNSTTSMTEDQSKMNSSTATTESRISSILTHLPTLKVLVILIVVVTAVLITCLVIKVIRSGRRIRKTRKYDIITTPAERVEMAPLNDDNEDEDDSTLFDVKYR, encoded by the exons ATGACGAAATATAAACTAATCCTAACATTTATGTTGATGGCGGTGGCATGGCATGGCACCACCGGTGAACCACAGACTCTCTCCTCACCTGCGACGCGTTTGAACTCAACCACATCCATGACTGAGGATCAGTCGAAGATGAACTCTTCCACAGCCACCACCGAGTCTCGTATCTCATCCATACTGACCCACCTACCCACTTTGAAGGTCCTTGTTATCCTCATCGTCGTGGTGACAGCTGtgctcatcacgtgcctggtcATTAAAGTAATCAG ATCTGGAAGACGAATTCGGAAAACACGAAAGTATGACATTATAACGACGCCCGCCGAGCGAGTGGAGATGGCGCCACTCAATGACGATAATGAGGATGAAGACGACTCAACCCTCTTTGATGTCAAGTACAG GTGA